From the Metamycoplasma hominis ATCC 23114 genome, one window contains:
- the mutM gene encoding DNA-formamidopyrimidine glycosylase — MPELPEVRVVVKALNNTILNKKITNLIIYKPKIFKEFSPQYFISILRDKKIEKIDNIGKHIIFFLSEKLVLLSHLRMEGKYRYYLNPPKEIDKHLVARFVFSDNSELHFLDKRLFGTYMLRNLENYNKIPPISLLGPEPKDIDIEALFKKIKNSKMPIKTKLLDQSFVAGIGNIYADEALFASKIHPLSKASDLSLEQLKDIIKNANEIMEKSYELGGTTLFSYESLNKQEGKYQDFLNIHSDSIKKCKVCGQKTLKLKVNQRGTYVCPNCQKVY, encoded by the coding sequence ATGCCTGAATTACCTGAAGTTAGGGTTGTTGTTAAAGCCCTTAATAATACTATATTAAATAAAAAAATAACAAATTTGATTATATACAAACCCAAAATTTTTAAAGAGTTTAGCCCTCAATATTTCATTTCAATTTTAAGAGATAAAAAAATTGAAAAAATAGATAACATTGGCAAACATATAATTTTCTTTTTATCTGAAAAATTAGTTTTACTTTCTCATTTAAGAATGGAAGGGAAATATCGTTATTATTTAAACCCTCCAAAAGAAATTGATAAGCACTTAGTTGCTAGATTTGTTTTTAGCGACAACAGCGAATTGCACTTTTTAGATAAACGTTTATTTGGCACATATATGCTAAGAAACTTAGAAAATTATAACAAAATTCCTCCAATTTCTTTGCTTGGACCTGAACCAAAAGATATTGACATTGAAGCATTATTTAAAAAAATAAAAAATTCAAAAATGCCCATTAAAACAAAATTACTTGATCAGAGTTTTGTTGCTGGTATAGGAAATATTTACGCTGATGAAGCATTGTTTGCTTCCAAAATTCATCCTCTTTCAAAAGCTTCTGATTTATCACTAGAGCAACTTAAAGACATAATAAAAAATGCAAATGAAATAATGGAAAAAAGTTATGAATTAGGTGGAACAACGTTATTTTCTTATGAATCATTAAATAAACAAGAAGGAAAATATCAAGACTTTTTAAATATTCATAGTGATTCTATAAAAAAATGTAAGGTTTGTGGCCAAAAAACACTTAAATTAAAAGTTAACCAACGTGGTACATATGTTTGCCCTAATTGTCAGAAGGTATATTAA
- a CDS encoding ABC transporter ATP-binding protein codes for MFKLYKLMANKFKCLSFLTISLTLLQVVSFLVLPILLGQLTRLIGENAYLIQNNLSTNRPITIEILRINFLCQSHQSALMHLGGYFALFLIIGTISAMCASLLASYVSQAGSKQIRSCLWKHLGELSQKDIEAFSNAKILTRFTIDISRIQTGLMSFLRMLIIGPFNLVLGLVFALLTNLQLSMIFLVVIPLLTLTMVISGVIWNPIQKKEQEMYDKINIESRENILGAKVIKSYNMEQIQWNKFQNVNKNWGTTTSKSWIIFTITFNFIEIISNIAIAFIVFFVGKQTSKENIADFSKSIGNGVTFMNYVMTVTFGVVASSFTTFNIFKANVSSKRIFEIMNKKPDIAKIKSDKLIVNGEIEFSHVSFKYYESAKSNVLEDISFTLKPGKVLGIIGPTGSGKSTIAKLLNLDFKTQDGLVTIDGHNIQEIDTDSLRKNISHVYQNPCLLSGTIKSNLLLAKPNATDEEIELAAKNGCAFEYINKFKEKFEHVVEQKGANLSGGQKQRLSIAQGLIKRPKILILDDSTSALDARTEAMVRNNIKEEFKYEKISLVIIAQKISAIIDADEILVLNQGKIIDRGNHEELISRDGLYKEIAYSQLGGNNE; via the coding sequence ATGTTTAAACTTTATAAATTAATGGCCAACAAATTCAAATGTTTGTCATTTTTAACTATATCTTTAACATTACTACAAGTAGTTTCATTTTTAGTATTGCCAATATTATTGGGACAATTGACAAGGTTAATTGGTGAAAATGCATATTTAATTCAAAATAATTTGTCAACAAACAGACCAATAACAATTGAAATTCTAAGAATTAATTTTTTATGTCAAAGCCATCAGAGTGCGTTAATGCATTTGGGAGGATATTTTGCATTGTTTTTAATAATAGGAACTATTTCAGCAATGTGTGCTTCATTGCTTGCGTCCTATGTGTCTCAAGCAGGATCAAAACAAATAAGAAGTTGTTTATGAAAGCATCTTGGCGAACTTTCTCAAAAAGATATTGAAGCTTTCTCAAATGCCAAGATCCTAACGAGATTTACAATAGACATTAGTAGAATTCAAACCGGACTAATGTCTTTTTTGAGGATGCTAATTATAGGGCCGTTTAATCTAGTCTTAGGTTTAGTGTTTGCCCTATTAACAAATCTTCAATTGTCAATGATATTTCTAGTCGTTATTCCACTATTAACTTTAACTATGGTAATTTCGGGTGTCATTTGAAATCCAATTCAAAAAAAAGAACAAGAAATGTATGACAAAATTAACATTGAAAGTAGAGAAAATATTTTAGGCGCCAAAGTTATTAAATCATATAACATGGAACAAATTCAATGAAATAAATTTCAAAATGTTAATAAAAATTGAGGAACCACAACAAGCAAATCATGAATAATATTTACTATAACATTTAATTTTATTGAAATAATTTCAAATATAGCAATTGCTTTCATTGTATTTTTTGTAGGAAAGCAAACTAGCAAGGAAAATATTGCTGATTTCTCAAAATCAATAGGTAATGGGGTAACATTTATGAATTACGTTATGACTGTTACATTTGGAGTTGTTGCTTCATCATTTACTACATTTAATATTTTCAAGGCAAATGTATCCTCAAAACGTATTTTTGAAATTATGAACAAAAAGCCAGATATTGCAAAAATCAAATCTGATAAGCTAATTGTTAATGGTGAAATTGAATTTAGCCATGTATCTTTTAAATATTATGAATCTGCTAAATCTAATGTTTTAGAAGACATTTCATTTACTTTAAAGCCTGGTAAGGTTTTAGGCATAATTGGCCCTACTGGTTCTGGAAAATCAACTATTGCAAAATTGTTAAATTTAGATTTTAAAACTCAAGACGGGCTAGTAACAATTGATGGGCATAATATTCAAGAAATTGATACAGACTCATTGAGGAAGAATATCTCTCACGTTTATCAAAACCCTTGCTTATTAAGTGGCACAATAAAAAGCAATTTATTGCTTGCTAAACCTAATGCCACTGATGAAGAGATTGAATTAGCAGCAAAAAATGGTTGTGCCTTTGAATATATCAATAAGTTTAAAGAAAAATTTGAACATGTTGTTGAACAAAAGGGTGCAAATTTATCAGGCGGTCAAAAACAAAGATTATCTATTGCCCAAGGTTTAATTAAACGACCTAAAATATTGATTTTAGATGATTCTACTTCAGCATTGGATGCTAGAACAGAAGCTATGGTAAGAAACAATATTAAAGAAGAATTTAAATATGAAAAAATATCATTAGTTATTATTGCTCAAAAAATTTCAGCAATTATTGATGCAGATGAAATTTTAGTATTAAACCAAGGAAAAATTATTGATCGTGGCAATCATGAGGAATTAATTTCTAGAGATGGTCTATATAAAGAAATTGCATATTCACAGTTAGGGGGTAATAATGAATAG
- a CDS encoding acetate/propionate family kinase has translation MSKILIINAGSSSIKWTLYSKDLNIIAKGIAQRIKIKNSSIILNYNNKKEEVSIELPSFLETVKQLVNLWINKNIISDFNEIKYVAFRIVNGGIHLQDTSEVTPQTIAYLEDAIELAPVHNPGALEAVKAFKEILPFAKMTFHFDTSFHKTLPKEAYTYAIDANITDELNVRKYGFHGLNHHFITLKLQEILNKDKVNFVNLHIGNGASLAAIQDSKSIDTSMGFTPLAGVMMGTRSGDVDCSIIPYIMKHKNWDIERTIKMLNEESGLLGVSKISSDIRDVEEAKKTNERAKFAIDLYVRKIADYLINYMNKIEGKIDAIVFTAGVGENDEYIRQAVIDKIHLVKLEIDSELNKGRDFDSYKLISTKNSSIPIYIIRADEELYIAKEVKQFFDDNIR, from the coding sequence ATGTCAAAAATTTTAATTATTAATGCAGGTTCAAGTTCAATTAAATGAACCTTATATTCAAAAGATCTAAATATTATTGCCAAAGGAATTGCACAAAGAATTAAAATTAAAAATAGTTCTATTATTTTAAATTACAATAACAAAAAAGAAGAAGTAAGTATTGAATTACCTAGTTTTTTAGAAACAGTTAAACAATTGGTTAATTTATGAATTAATAAGAATATTATTTCAGATTTTAATGAAATTAAATATGTTGCTTTTAGAATTGTTAATGGCGGAATACATCTACAAGACACTTCAGAAGTTACCCCTCAAACTATTGCATATTTAGAAGATGCTATTGAATTAGCACCAGTTCATAATCCTGGTGCTCTTGAAGCTGTAAAAGCCTTTAAAGAAATTTTACCATTTGCTAAAATGACATTCCACTTTGATACTTCATTCCATAAAACCCTTCCAAAAGAAGCATATACTTATGCAATTGATGCAAATATAACCGATGAATTAAATGTTAGAAAATACGGTTTCCATGGCTTGAATCACCACTTTATTACATTAAAATTGCAAGAAATTTTAAATAAAGACAAAGTTAATTTTGTTAATTTACATATCGGTAATGGTGCAAGTTTAGCAGCCATTCAAGATAGTAAATCAATTGATACCTCAATGGGATTTACACCACTAGCGGGAGTTATGATGGGCACTCGTTCTGGTGATGTTGATTGTTCAATTATTCCATATATTATGAAACATAAAAATTGAGATATTGAAAGAACAATAAAAATGTTAAATGAAGAATCAGGATTATTGGGAGTTTCAAAAATTTCTTCTGATATTCGTGACGTTGAAGAAGCTAAAAAAACAAATGAAAGAGCAAAATTTGCAATAGATTTATATGTAAGAAAAATAGCAGATTATTTAATTAATTACATGAATAAGATTGAAGGAAAAATCGATGCTATTGTTTTTACGGCAGGCGTGGGGGAAAATGATGAATATATTCGCCAAGCAGTTATTGATAAAATTCATTTAGTTAAATTAGAAATTGATAGTGAACTAAATAAAGGAAGAGATTTTGATTCATACAAATTAATTTCAACTAAAAATTCTTCAATTCCTATTTATATAATAAGGGCAGATGAAGAACTTTATATTGCAAAAGAAGTTAAACAATTTTTTGATGATAATATAAGGTAA
- a CDS encoding ABC transporter ATP-binding protein: MNRDILDPLKVDIDLKKVSKFERKAFRKKQHAIKSESFKELIKYLNYKRGYVFLIIIITLISSLCLTAATYGLGYIIDHYLNFKFWNSNSNGLFEFGIAIGILILGYILEKVFSFICSAMAVKAGIYGSEIMRSKAYKSIMKMPIQFFDTVSSGELMSILSNDIDNVSYGICGTLNSLLAAIFSALTSLGFMFYYSTYLTLIYIALFPVLLILAFVLIKKAIPLFGKTQRNIGLLNGFVEENLAAHQLINSLNSQQIINEQFDLYNEKLYKPSLKANIYAGIVYPYGNAITFIMQLIIIFVGGAFALSGIGTGSNSNFTVGTLTSFILYIKITSSQIIKNFENISMIQTATISTTRVLNLIRMHPAIDESKLATISNVNGDIEFKNVSFSYDNSLNNLQLKNISFKAKKGQVFAIVGPTGAGKTTIINLLSKFYLPIEGEIKIDDYKSSEINESSWRNQISIVLQDTFLFKTTILENLRYANPSASNEEIINAAKITKADNFIRQLEHGYEEIVEEGGSNFSQGERQMLAITRAIIANKNILILDEATSNVDTRTEKNIQDAMLELMKGKTSFVIAHRLSTIVNASQILVVKDGKIIEQGTHKELLTKGSFYEKLYHSSFSEENE, encoded by the coding sequence ATGAATAGAGATATTCTTGATCCACTAAAAGTTGATATTGATTTAAAAAAAGTATCTAAATTTGAAAGAAAAGCATTTCGAAAAAAACAACACGCAATAAAATCAGAAAGTTTTAAAGAACTAATTAAATATTTAAATTACAAACGTGGATATGTTTTTTTAATAATAATAATTACATTAATTTCTTCATTGTGTTTAACTGCCGCCACATATGGTTTGGGTTATATTATCGACCATTATTTAAACTTTAAGTTTTGAAATAGTAATTCTAATGGTTTATTTGAATTTGGTATTGCAATAGGCATATTGATCTTAGGCTATATTTTAGAAAAAGTCTTTTCATTTATATGTTCAGCAATGGCAGTTAAGGCAGGAATTTATGGCTCAGAAATAATGCGGAGTAAGGCTTATAAATCAATAATGAAAATGCCAATCCAATTTTTTGATACTGTTAGCTCGGGAGAATTAATGTCAATATTGTCAAATGATATTGATAATGTTTCATATGGAATATGTGGAACCTTAAACTCGTTATTAGCAGCGATATTTAGTGCTTTAACATCGCTTGGATTTATGTTTTACTATTCTACATATTTAACACTTATATATATTGCGTTATTTCCTGTTTTGTTGATATTGGCCTTTGTTTTAATCAAAAAAGCAATTCCATTATTTGGTAAGACTCAAAGAAATATAGGCTTATTAAACGGTTTTGTTGAAGAAAATTTAGCAGCACATCAATTAATAAATTCATTGAATAGTCAACAAATTATTAACGAACAATTTGATTTATATAATGAAAAATTATATAAACCTTCATTGAAAGCAAATATATATGCCGGAATAGTTTATCCATATGGAAATGCAATAACATTCATAATGCAATTAATAATAATTTTTGTTGGCGGAGCATTTGCGTTGTCTGGAATTGGCACTGGCTCAAATAGTAATTTTACAGTCGGTACATTGACATCATTTATTTTGTATATAAAAATTACTTCTAGTCAAATAATTAAAAATTTTGAAAATATTTCAATGATTCAAACAGCAACAATATCAACAACAAGAGTATTAAATTTAATTAGAATGCATCCGGCTATAGATGAAAGCAAACTTGCTACAATATCAAATGTGAATGGTGATATTGAATTTAAAAATGTAAGTTTTTCATATGATAATTCTTTGAATAATTTACAATTGAAAAATATTTCATTCAAAGCTAAAAAAGGTCAAGTGTTTGCTATTGTAGGACCTACCGGCGCTGGCAAAACTACAATAATAAATTTACTAAGCAAATTTTATTTGCCTATTGAAGGAGAAATAAAAATTGATGATTATAAATCAAGCGAAATAAATGAATCTAGTTGAAGGAATCAAATTTCAATAGTATTGCAAGATACATTTTTATTTAAAACAACAATTTTAGAAAATCTAAGATATGCTAATCCTAGTGCAAGCAATGAAGAAATCATTAATGCTGCCAAAATTACAAAAGCTGATAATTTTATAAGACAACTTGAACATGGTTACGAAGAAATAGTTGAAGAAGGCGGAAGCAATTTTTCACAAGGTGAAAGGCAAATGCTTGCAATCACAAGAGCAATAATTGCTAATAAAAATATTTTGATATTGGATGAAGCAACATCTAATGTAGATACAAGAACAGAAAAGAATATTCAAGATGCAATGTTAGAGTTAATGAAAGGAAAAACTTCATTTGTTATTGCTCATAGACTTTCAACAATAGTAAATGCTAGCCAAATTTTAGTTGTTAAAGATGGAAAAATTATTGAACAAGGTACACACAAAGAACTATTGACCAAAGGTAGTTTTTATGAAAAGCTATACCATTCATCTTTTAGTGAAGAAAACGAATAA
- the gpmI gene encoding 2,3-bisphosphoglycerate-independent phosphoglycerate mutase, whose amino-acid sequence MKKIILTIIDGLGLRKERQGNAYLQAKHPCFDYLFSMCPNSVLQASGQYVGLPEGQIGNSEVGHLNIGAGRVVYTGLSLINKAIENNTFKDNEILNDVIDKTIKNNTTLHVMGLLSNGGVHSLDLHLFEILKLAHSKGLKNVSVHVFGDGRDVKPQSIKNSLETLKDLCQKFGYKISSISGRFYAMDRDSIFSRNQEAYDAILGQSKNVIENIDDYIESQYKKGIFDEFFEPAQLKDGVFVKNGDSIIFFNFRPDRARQLSHMFIGSNLYTYKPKNQVQIDNFVSLMKYEGINSKIAFKEMEVVNPLGKVLESNDIKQLRLAETQKYAHVTFFFDGGVDIEYKNENRILVDSLKVDSFADYPHMSAKEITDSLLNNIEKNDFIIMNYANPDMVGHTGNLNATIEAIEFLDSQFQRILEYVSLNHENVTWFITADHGNAEITEDENNKPATKHTTSPVMFICTDKNVNLGNGSLCDVAPTILDYLKINKPKEMTGKSLLK is encoded by the coding sequence ATGAAAAAAATAATTCTTACAATTATCGATGGACTTGGTTTAAGAAAAGAAAGGCAAGGAAATGCTTATTTACAAGCAAAACACCCTTGCTTTGACTATCTTTTTTCAATGTGCCCTAATTCTGTTTTACAAGCATCTGGTCAATATGTTGGTTTGCCAGAGGGACAAATTGGTAATAGCGAAGTAGGACATTTAAATATTGGCGCAGGTAGAGTTGTATATACGGGATTATCTTTAATTAATAAGGCAATTGAAAATAACACTTTTAAGGATAATGAAATTTTAAATGATGTCATTGATAAAACTATTAAAAATAATACAACATTGCATGTAATGGGTTTATTAAGCAACGGCGGTGTTCATTCATTAGATTTACATTTGTTTGAAATCCTAAAATTAGCGCATAGTAAAGGATTAAAAAACGTAAGTGTTCATGTATTTGGCGATGGAAGAGATGTAAAACCACAATCAATAAAAAATTCTCTTGAAACCTTAAAAGATTTATGCCAAAAATTTGGATATAAAATCTCTTCTATATCTGGCAGGTTTTATGCAATGGATAGAGATAGTATATTTTCAAGAAATCAAGAAGCATATGATGCTATTTTAGGGCAATCAAAAAATGTTATTGAAAACATTGATGACTACATTGAAAGTCAATATAAAAAAGGAATATTTGACGAATTTTTTGAACCTGCTCAATTAAAAGACGGCGTATTTGTTAAAAATGGAGATTCAATTATATTCTTTAACTTTAGACCAGATAGAGCAAGACAACTAAGCCATATGTTTATTGGATCAAACTTATACACATACAAACCAAAAAACCAAGTACAAATTGATAATTTTGTTTCATTGATGAAATATGAAGGTATAAATAGTAAAATAGCCTTTAAAGAAATGGAAGTTGTAAATCCACTAGGCAAAGTTTTAGAAAGTAATGATATTAAACAATTAAGACTAGCAGAAACTCAAAAATATGCCCATGTAACATTCTTCTTTGATGGAGGGGTTGACATTGAATATAAAAACGAAAATAGAATTTTAGTTGATAGTCTTAAGGTTGATTCATTTGCTGATTATCCACATATGTCGGCTAAAGAAATTACAGATTCACTATTGAACAACATTGAAAAAAATGATTTTATAATAATGAATTATGCAAATCCTGATATGGTGGGTCATACCGGTAATTTGAACGCAACAATTGAAGCAATTGAATTTTTAGATTCACAATTTCAAAGAATATTAGAATATGTATCATTAAATCATGAAAATGTAACCTGATTTATTACAGCAGATCACGGCAATGCTGAAATTACAGAAGATGAAAATAATAAACCAGCAACAAAACATACAACAAGCCCAGTAATGTTTATTTGTACAGATAAAAATGTTAATTTAGGAAACGGTAGTCTTTGTGATGTAGCTCCTACAATATTAGATTATTTAAAAATCAATAAGCCAAAAGAAATGACTGGAAAATCATTACTTAAATAA
- a CDS encoding L-threonylcarbamoyladenylate synthase, translating to MINKYQKLIISTTDTVLGIGGPVSKEVEDLIYEIKGRDRNKKLIILVSSIKQARQFKEWNSQADEFAKKYWPGATTIVVNNQGFRMPNQKKLLEYIEVNGPIYMTSCNLSNAPVCKTIENAKQLFPEVTNVYNFGPMTQKPSQIIRVEDGEILRK from the coding sequence ATGATAAATAAATATCAAAAATTAATTATTTCAACTACAGACACAGTTTTAGGAATTGGTGGCCCTGTGTCAAAAGAAGTTGAAGACCTTATTTATGAAATAAAAGGTAGAGACCGCAATAAAAAATTAATAATATTAGTAAGTTCAATAAAACAAGCAAGGCAATTTAAGGAATGAAATTCGCAAGCAGATGAATTTGCTAAAAAATATTGGCCTGGTGCAACTACCATTGTCGTAAATAATCAAGGTTTTAGAATGCCAAACCAAAAGAAATTGCTTGAATATATTGAAGTAAATGGTCCAATTTATATGACAAGTTGCAACTTGTCAAATGCACCTGTATGTAAAACTATTGAAAATGCAAAGCAATTATTCCCCGAAGTTACTAATGTATATAATTTTGGTCCTATGACTCAAAAACCTAGTCAAATAATTAGAGTAGAAGATGGAGAAATTTTAAGAAAATAA
- a CDS encoding DUF2179 domain-containing protein, with protein sequence MKIKHTAEELAEIKERKRLKKETKKEKGSVGKIDINPYGVNFFNIWKKFPKKMVMIIISAVLYNIGVATFLAKAATVATGLSALVQAITLTLTQTAPYFAYIYIAMNLPFVIAFWKKNSRLFMILTTYWLLWQVIFQSILLIPQVGHFFSQITFYYVNWYAPHSATLAPAHGEVANSLNVLIPWDVYGNYLTHYSNVWNTIKSTEFNPSWNNGILLNGVQLSYQETMSYWYFYQHLIHGYNNPTWPIIIFAVLGALCGGCAGGIAWKNSASTAGGDFVVYYISRTKQKEPGLISLIVAICFAVFSIVVISICELTGVISHAQNGNPINHAALLLRIICTFVYIFLYTFIMASIYPKYRKVKLEIYSKNPDLILNKFKEINYWHAYTIDRMLGGYTNTETVKIETYCLFLEQNMIKKEILAADSNAWITSSKVENVSGRFNTSKIEK encoded by the coding sequence GTGAAAATAAAACATACAGCTGAGGAACTTGCTGAGATTAAAGAACGTAAACGTTTAAAGAAAGAAACCAAAAAAGAAAAGGGATCAGTCGGCAAAATTGACATAAATCCTTATGGGGTAAATTTCTTTAATATTTGAAAGAAATTTCCTAAAAAAATGGTCATGATTATTATTTCAGCCGTTTTATACAATATTGGTGTTGCAACATTTTTGGCTAAGGCTGCCACTGTTGCAACTGGGTTATCTGCATTGGTTCAAGCCATTACTCTAACATTAACTCAAACTGCACCATATTTTGCTTATATTTATATAGCAATGAATTTACCTTTTGTAATCGCATTTTGAAAGAAAAATTCTAGACTATTTATGATATTAACAACTTATTGGCTACTTTGACAAGTTATCTTTCAATCAATATTGTTAATTCCGCAAGTTGGCCACTTCTTTAGTCAAATAACGTTTTATTATGTAAACTGGTATGCTCCTCATTCTGCAACATTAGCTCCAGCACATGGCGAAGTTGCTAACTCTCTAAATGTATTAATACCATGGGATGTCTATGGAAACTATCTAACACATTATTCAAACGTTTGAAATACTATAAAAAGTACTGAATTTAATCCTTCTTGAAATAATGGAATACTTCTAAACGGCGTGCAACTAAGCTACCAAGAAACAATGTCTTATTGATATTTCTATCAACATTTAATACATGGTTATAACAATCCTACTTGACCAATTATCATTTTTGCAGTGCTTGGAGCATTATGTGGAGGATGTGCAGGGGGAATTGCTTGAAAAAATTCTGCTTCAACAGCAGGGGGAGACTTTGTTGTCTACTACATTTCAAGAACTAAACAAAAAGAACCAGGCTTAATTTCTTTAATAGTCGCAATTTGCTTTGCAGTATTCTCAATAGTTGTTATTTCAATTTGCGAACTTACTGGGGTAATATCACATGCTCAAAATGGAAATCCAATAAACCATGCAGCATTATTATTAAGAATTATTTGTACATTTGTATATATATTCTTATATACATTTATCATGGCATCAATTTATCCAAAATACAGAAAAGTAAAACTAGAAATTTACAGCAAGAATCCTGATTTAATTTTAAACAAATTCAAAGAAATTAACTATTGACACGCTTACACTATTGATCGTATGTTGGGAGGTTATACCAATACAGAAACAGTTAAAATTGAAACATATTGTTTGTTCTTGGAACAAAATATGATTAAGAAAGAAATTTTGGCTGCAGATAGTAATGCATGAATAACTTCATCAAAAGTAGAAAACGTATCTGGAAGATTTAATACTTCTAAGATTGAAAAATAA
- a CDS encoding RpiB/LacA/LacB family sugar-phosphate isomerase, translating into MKTTVKITSDHAGYDAKINLAKRLENEGYNVELFGSKTNNNSDSYADAAIELVNEIHKDGNPDENKNVKYVAFCGSGIGIEMTLNKFKGIRAARVTNENESHLAKLHNNANVLCMGGRLLEGNEVEKIFHSWENTEFEGGRHLERIKKLSSIGEN; encoded by the coding sequence ATGAAAACGACAGTTAAGATAACAAGCGATCACGCAGGATATGACGCAAAAATAAACCTTGCAAAAAGATTGGAAAATGAAGGCTACAATGTAGAATTATTTGGCTCAAAAACAAATAACAATAGTGATTCTTATGCAGATGCTGCTATTGAATTAGTTAATGAAATTCACAAGGATGGCAATCCTGATGAAAATAAAAATGTAAAATATGTTGCATTTTGTGGATCAGGTATTGGTATTGAAATGACTTTAAACAAATTTAAAGGCATAAGAGCAGCAAGAGTTACAAATGAAAACGAATCTCACCTAGCAAAATTGCATAATAATGCTAACGTACTATGTATGGGTGGAAGATTGTTAGAAGGTAATGAAGTTGAAAAAATTTTTCATAGCTGAGAAAACACCGAATTTGAAGGTGGCAGACATCTTGAAAGAATTAAAAAACTAAGCTCAATTGGTGAAAACTAA